ggtgaatccaggtgatcccttattgatgtcacttgttaaatccacttcaatcaatgtagatgaaagacaggttaaagaaggctttttaagccttgagacaattgagacatggattttatatgtgtgccattcagagggtgaataaacaaaatatttaagtgcctttgaacggggtatggtagtaggtgccaggcacactggctTGTGACAAGAacagcaacgctgctgggttctGTACTTATTTCTAGAGGACATTTAGTAGGGCCTATGTTTAGACTGGTTCAGACACACAGCGTTGCCACACCTTGCATAACTCAACTGCATGCATGTCGAAACACACATGCCCATATGTCCTGTTTGCTGTGCACAAAGAAGATTGACATCACTGACAGTTGGTGTGAATGTATGTTCTTTATAAAATAATGTATTGACCCTTGATAAAACATTCCAAAATAATTAAATGTAAACCTAATTCAAAGAGCTTATTATCAAGACCTTCTATCCTCAGGTTGGCTGTAACACAAATTGGTTTTATCAGGCGACAGTTCAGACAGACAACGTGATTCTTAGCCTTCCCGTGATAACTAACCATTGCTACATATTCTCATCTCTTGTGACTTTCCTGTTTGGGCATGGGCTTTTTTAAATTACCGATTTATGTGATGTGAAGATCTTTCTTCCACCTCGCTGTTAGCACAGACAACAGCGACTACATAaggaacaaaaatacaaaacactATACCCATCAGTTATTCATAAAGAAATGTGTGGCAATATCATTATTAGTAtagaaattacatttttttttatttatttttttacttcccTCTTCATACATCCTAAGAAAACATTACAGAACATCACTTCTCAAAACATGTCTTGATTTAGTCACTAAATCATACAAAGCTACACTCATAGTAAGATATCTGCAATACTCTTTATGGCTTATAAGCTAACGTCAGGTATGTATGTATGGTATGTTCTCTGGGAGTGAGGATTCAATGTATGGTCACTCCAAATATGAGAGGTTtgtaaaataataaaatgtggGTAACAAGTTATTGTGAAAGCATTAACATTTTATACCAATACctgcaataaataaatataccTCACAGTACATAACATATCAAGTATTTAGCACTGTAGTAGAGTAGGAAAATAATTACTTACAATTCAGATCTAAATAAATACAGATTTCCCTATATATTTTGTGGAAAGTCAATGGATGTCTTTGTAACTCAAGATTCTAAATCAGTCAAGGAAGCCATATACTGCTGAGGTTCGTGTTATTTGTTCAAGTTATAATACAGTTACTTAAAATATGCAacttacactacatgacaaaaagtatgtggagaacctgctcgttgaacatttaattccaaaatcatggccattaatatggagttgttccccctttgatactataacagcctccactcagctgggaaggctttccactagatgttggaacattgcagcaGGGActggcttccattcagccacaagagcattattaGTTAGGTcatgcactgatgttgggcgattaggccggactcgcagtctgcgttccaattcatcccaaaggtttccgatggggttgatgtcagggctctgtgcaggccagtcaagtttgtCCACACtcatctcgacaaaccatttctgtatggaccccgctttgtgcacgggggcattatcatgctgaaacaggaagcacagaatcgtctagaatgtcattgtatgctgtagcgttaagatttccattcactggaactaaggggcctagcctgaaccatgaaaaacagccacagacttTATAGTCtacaactttatagttggcataaggcattggggcaggtagcgttctcctggcatccgccaaacccagattcgtccatcggattgacagatggtgaagcgtgattcatcactccagagaacacgtttccactactccagagtccaatggcggcgagctttacaccactccagccgacgcttggcattacgcatggtgatcttaggctggtgttgcggctgctctgccatggaaacccatttcatgaagctcccctGACgaactcggcggtcctgttctgtgagcttgtgtggcctaccacttcgcggctgagccgttgttgctcctagacacaatggttcacaataacagcaattacagttgaccggggcagctataGCAGAGCAGAAATCTGACAAACGAACTTATTGGAAAGATGGTATCCTAttacagtgccacgttgaaagtcactgagctcttcagtaaggccatttttctgccaatgtttgtctatggagattgcatggctgtgtgcttgattttaaaCACTTGTCAGCAATGAGTGTGGCTAAAATAaacaaatccacaaatttgaaggtgtgtccacatacctttggccatgtGGTGTATGATTGAGACAGAAAATGTCTTGGTCTACAATGACCACATTTCCTAATCTTGTTCTCACttaaataccccccaaaaatgagaTACAAGTCAAAGCCCTTGAGGGGCAAACAATCAATTAAATGAATAAAGTTGGTCTTCATTGATAGGTTTTCGCAAATCCACTGAGGTGCATTCAGAGAAAAGTTAATACCACCAGTTTAACAATTAAGGCGCAGAGAGGATCCTGACTCatctaaatgtgtgtatgtgtgttctgctGGGTGCTTCCTGCTGGGTGTGCATGCACCTGCAGCCATCTGTCATTCCCTCTGTGCGTGCATGTGATGGTACTCTATCCCTCGATGTCGTCCCTTCCTACAGGGAATGCTTTTATCACCTGGGAGATGCGCTCTGCGATGGTTCTGCTGCTGGCAATGATCAGCCTCCTGGACATCAGGTCAAATGGGCCTCCTGGGTAGGACAACAATACAATAGATCCATGTTATAGCAAGTGCCCAGTACTCATTTTAACCTCATTGAGAACTTTAAGATATaattaataaaaatataattaataAGATCAATAAAATAATTTACTCATGACTTGGAGGCCTTGATCATGTACCATCTACAATCCACACCACTTCTTCAGAAGCCCGCCACATCCTGGTTACAACTATGTACAGTAGGTAGCATCGCTGCAGTGCACAGTAAATCACCTGAGATGTCCATGATGACACCCCCAGCCTCTCTAATGATGGCAGCTCCTCCAGCCATGTCCCAGCAGTGGATGCCCATGTGGTAGTAGGCATCAGCCGCTCCGCACGCCACCAGGCACATGTTGACTGCCGCACTGCCCGGCGAGCGGATGCTACGGGAGCAACATTTGCTTGTTAGCCTCATACATATCTAAACCACTGTAAGTCAAACAACAATCACGTGTGGCTCAAtgggtagagcatggcacttgcactTTTGatgcactactgtaagtcgctttggataaaaacgtctgctaaatggtatatattattatattacatCTCTCTTTCTGTGGCCTTATTAATGTTTGATGCATTACAAGCTCACAATATTGAGATGATGTTTAAACAGAGAGTGTGGGAAGTAATGTTTACCCGTGTACAGGGATGGTGAGGATTGTCTCGATGTTGCCCATCATGGTTTTGAAGTGCTCTGGATCCTTCTTAAAGCCCATCTCTGTCAGGACCAAGGACTTGGTGATGTCTACACAGAGAGTGTCATGAGTTATGACTACTCATTGAATCCATTACACAACAAACTAGCATAACGCTAACCAAGCTAAATCTCATACAATAAAATGAGATACAATTCATCTGTATATCTTCCTAGTGTTATCATGATCAATTGATTCCTAATAGCTGTTATGACAGACCATTTTGAAGGCACAACGCTCAAATTAAGAGAAATGAGGATGTAGGATCAGTTTAACTgaccttttagatcataatgacgAAGATTACATGGACGGGGGGACCAGACCCtcgatcagcactcctactctagaACGCTTTATGAATACCAGCCCTGATGTTTGGTACTTGGTGAATGACTCTCCCTAGTTGATATTATCTCAATTGGCTCAGCCAGACAGACAAGGCTGTACAACATACCTTTCTGCCCAGACACTTTGATGGGTTCTCCATTACAGAATGACCCTTTCCCCTTCCGTGCTGTGTACATCTTGTCCTCTTGGCAGCTGTAGACAATGCCAAACTCTATCTGAGTCAAAGACATTGCATAGAGAGAAGGATGACTTCAAATGCAAAGTCAAAACCTGCTGAGTTCCTGCTACTCAGTTATTACTGTCTTATAAATCTCATGACGttgccaaacacagaaaaccttTACCTCTTTCTTCACAGCAAAACCAATCGACATAGAGACAAAGGGGAATCTGAGGTAAAAGAAAAGAGAAAATGTGTTAAGGTATTAAATAAGTGAACTCCTAGAGGAACTAAGCACATAAAAATCTATTTCTATTAAAACCCTTGAGGTCACGCCAGGAAAAATCTTGTTAAAAATAGCCATTTTAATATGAAGCTACCtatgccccccccaaaaaatactatTGATGTAGGAGGCTATAGCTTCTTTGGTTAtgagtgttacgttccccagtttctggtttgtatttgagtgtgtgtttcaggagatagattcctgaaaactccccaagcagctgattggtcgaccccaggctaattgatgattggagctgaccccgccccctcgtcaagaagcagctgactctaatcaccattgccaccagaagatataaaagccagtgttctgttcagaagaaggagatcatgagaaagattagagggagattgaatgttttggagaaatcattagaaagagttctgtgtttgttgctttgtcaaagcttctttagtggcctgagttagtttactcagtttagttgtaaagtgtttgtgaaattgttaataattattctgtttcatttgttgccaggggggaaggggaaggcacttagggagtgcttaggcaagaggcccgagggcatacatatacccgtagtacattcaatgtctaggcacactaggtaagacctgggcggaccaccccctgtattttggttagggcaccaggtggtgcaagttaggtaagttaagtgggtaggcaggttagataggagagggggagctttgatatttactttctttcctttggttccgtccagccccttttccccatattaccgtgtaggaaataaatcctagtaaacggtaaattctgcctttgtcgtcctttctcgcacctacggtccatacctctttcgcttcacggagagttgagttgcagcagggagttgagttccctctttttagagg
This Salvelinus namaycush isolate Seneca chromosome 33, SaNama_1.0, whole genome shotgun sequence DNA region includes the following protein-coding sequences:
- the LOC120028055 gene encoding inositol monophosphatase 1-like, which codes for MADPWKECMDHCLEVTKEAGKMIQEALQKDISIMQKSSPVDLVTETDQKVEQLIISSIKEKFPTHSFIGEESVAAGATSNLTDNPTWIIDPIDGTTNFVHRFPFVSMSIGFAVKKEIEFGIVYSCQEDKMYTARKGKGSFCNGEPIKVSGQKDITKSLVLTEMGFKKDPEHFKTMMGNIETILTIPVHGIRSPGSAAVNMCLVACGAADAYYHMGIHCWDMAGGAAIIREAGGVIMDISGGPFDLMSRRLIIASSRTIAERISQVIKAFPVGRDDIEG